A stretch of Brassica napus cultivar Da-Ae chromosome C6, Da-Ae, whole genome shotgun sequence DNA encodes these proteins:
- the LOC106363137 gene encoding uncharacterized protein LOC106363137 produces the protein MQPSRRSSRLSVKVTSAPVSSAAGPSESSRKRVRKQRRETTPSPPSPPAAVTSSSDDEVEAFQPKEPRYQASRASFQARNQENPDLLRSHITPVSSRFVTSNAAERYEKLAPRGFVIQQRLDVNDENLSDVKRVVVRSGLIYTLIDCDLFHPNVVKEFIANLGAAENREDGVAVFLRGSMVDFSPTLINALYLIPGFEEDPDYMTADIDIVCSFLTDNRVQRWEDMSSKYLTRTNQVLYKLVCSNWIPTTNYTSMNQERLKFLYMLHHHGSFDFGQSVYDQIISFSANVNTDKSRRIIFPTLIQQVIDYQRTVLSFEEDDEYTGYPKLVVKDIKAGRGQGADARSVDLLADIERTIADLKNIRIRLRRGEYPQYTQQPSRDEEVVMEQDSDQSESF, from the exons ATGCAACCTTCCCGCAGAAGCTCTCGATTGTCTGTGAAAGTAACATCTGCGCCGGTTTCCTCCGCCGCTGGGCCCTCTGAATCTTCCCGAAAACGAGTCCGCAAGCAGCGCCGAGAAACAACTCCGTCACCACCGTCACCACCTGCTGCAGTTACCTCTTCCTCTGATGACGAGGTTGAAGCTTTCCAACCCAAGGAGCCACGCTATCAAGCAAGTCGTGCCTCTTTCCAGGCACGAAATCAGGAGAATCCCGATTTGCTTCGCTCGCACATCACACCGGTCTCGAGTCGGTTTGTCACAAGCAATGCAGCTGAAAGGTATGAAAAGTTGGCTCCCCGGGGCTTCGTGATTCAACAAAGGTTAGATGTGAATGATGAGAACTTGTCTGATGTGAAAAGAGTGGTAGTTAGGTCCGGACTGATCTATACTCTAATTGACTGCGATTTATTTCACCCAAATGTCGTGAAAGAGTTCATTGCGAATCTGGGGGCTGCTGAGAATAGAGAGGATGGCGTTGCTGTATTTCTTCGTGGATCTATGGTAGATTTCTCACCTACACTGATCAATGCTCTGTATCTGATTCCGGGATTTGAAGAGGACCCTGACTACATGACTGCTGACATCGACATTGTGTGCTCGTTTTTGACCGATAATCGAGTGCAACGTTGGGAAGACATGAGCTCCAAATACCTAACTCGGACAAATCAGGTGCTCTACAAGCTCGTGTGCTCCAACTGGATACCTACGACTAACTACACTTCAATGAATCAGGAGCGACTCAAGTTCCTCTACATGCTTCATCATCACGGGAGTTTTGATTTTGGTCAGTCCGTTTATGATCAGATCATCAGTTTTTCAGCTAACGTTAACACTGACAAGTCTCGGAGGATCATCTTCCCTACGCTGATTCAGCAAGTCATTGACTATCAACGAACTGTGTTGTCttttgaagaagatgatgagtaCACAGGATATCCGAAGCTCGTTGTCAAAGACATCAAGGCAGGTCGAGGACAGGGTGCTGATGCTCGGTCTGTGGATCTTTTGGCTGACATTGAGCGAACCATAGCTGATCTTAAAAACATTCGGATTCGCTTGAGGA GGGGAGAATACCCGCAGTACACACAACAGCCTTCACGGGATGAGGAGGTTGTAATGGAGCAGGACAGTGATCAGAGTGAGAGCTTCTGA
- the LOC106363138 gene encoding aldehyde dehydrogenase family 3 member H1-like — MTRKTIQSSSRLIMMVALLRNSIKLAHKQLKVWMAPDKAKTLSILYAFKRHLNTSCFLQVLSIDPVIGAISAGNGVLLKPLELAPASSSLLAKLLEQYLDPCSVRVVAGAVTETTLLLEQKWDKIFYTGSTLAWFGSSRIGRIIMTAAAKHLTPVSLELGGKSPVVIESSETPKL, encoded by the exons ATGACTAGGAAAACCATTCAATCTAGTAGTCGTTTGATTATGATG GTAGCTCTATTGAGAAACTCGATCAAGTTAGCTCATAAGCAGCTAAAAGTCTGGATGGCACCAGATAAG GCAAAGAC CTTATCCATTCTGTATGCCTTCAAACGACATTTGAATACTTCTTGTTTCTTGCAAGTGTTGTCTATTGATCCTGTTATTGGTGCGATTTCTGCCGGGAATGGTGTTTTGTTAAAGCCATTAGAACTGgctccagcttcttcttctctgcTCGCAAAGTTACTGGAACAGTATCTAGACCCTTGTTCAGTGAGGGTTGTAGCAGGGGCTGTTACTGAAACAACTCTGCTGCTGGAGCAGAAGTGGGACAAAATATTCTACACAG GTTCTACTCTTGCTTGGTTTGGTAGTTCGAGAATTGGGCGTATCATAATGACGGCAGCTGCGAAGCATCTCACCCCGGTTTCTCTGGAGCTTGGGGGAAAATCTCCTGTTGTCATTGAAAGTTCAGAGACACCCAAATTATAA